In Astatotilapia calliptera chromosome 20, fAstCal1.2, whole genome shotgun sequence, one genomic interval encodes:
- the plxnb1a gene encoding plexin-B1 isoform X2 codes for MLHGNSTLVLLFILTIFATVYGHSYPRFSRNDTEFQHLVLHPDPSAGTVYVGARDHLFQLDGLDGLRLEQEESTGPVIDSKECLPPVTDTNCPQARRTSNHNKLLLVDPKALELITCGSVHQGTCQKRSLRSVREVLFSTERPVDTQYVAANDPSVSTVGLVVRPSGGDRTVMYVGRGYTASHPPISTRHLSLKPIFSYEETAKLAVAGRLSEYDHHFVTAFTRGTYVYFLFYRRDIKSPSRDYRTYVARVCMEDTSYYSYVEIPLVCLSQSHSPRSYNLLQAAQVGHGPGLQGEDLLGVFSTSTSPTNDNPSHESALCIFSLHELDRYINSTRDLCYTKDGRGEGTGEAYIEYEVKSSCANLPVNTLKAYPCGSDHTPSPMANREPLKAKPAWHTSSARLTAVAVSVRDGHSIAFLGDSKGTLHKVYLGRDGTVEVYENTTIHPNSPINSDLLLDQNGGHIYIMTKTTVEKRPVAECGDHLDCQSCLSARDPYCGWCVLEGRCGQRWECQRGSEQGHWLWSFNQTQQCLSIQHLSLYNISRGEETDITVSVEGLPSLKQGEAYSCFFQYTETPALLTTAGVICSTPDASSLPPISHGDEFVMVTLSLRFINVTVAETEFTFYNCSLVQQLSGRRPCQGCISSRWGCNWCIHQHVCTHKHVCTEGVTIYNQNFKPPTPTTPTPSRKLTPPPPTVPTATTTTTATTQPPPTKTSAPTTTAVPTTTIKVMPPTTPNAESITPIGLPTTSPFVRTSTEHTEVTTIGFFDVGRTTKGTDEPTRGFSKDQLTDSLNITQRHTVTPLPSSTSHQTDSHSFEPSGGSSSEMSMSASSEVTLLSDPRDSKTQENDSPLWLNRSTNPESEVVSTSSSVIPTFVLTQSPETDIDLSFDSGENSQSDSTIDSYFLECPCVEKVQDSPLLPVNVERKITLVGQYLNLFQDEDLNYECVLDIENKSVVVDASVQPDTAKPSVFFITCQPHQYVYSVSLEEYPTTINVRRKNNFLIDSAEDLYVTLFNCSVGRSDCSRCRTADPKYGCVWCGGASSSHCVYQDSCTDEIKHTCPAPVIHFLDPVSGPVEGGTVVTISGSNLGQRAEDIQGSVTVAGVPCNVIHSRYEVSSRIVCETTSSGGEKSEQASVKVMGGGVGLSAQCFHFQNPVLSSIFPHRGPKAGGSSLTITGQALRTGHLNEVSVLIGGIPCDVRDIQKDHISCLTRGSNRTGEHGITVRFGGAERHLKGSVYHYTPNPNITKAAPSKSFLSGGRIITVSGQNLDVVQEPKMRVTLSPRDTLPPRRRRSVVKKKEGSLNRGQDHQGPLKRWRRIVPEADCPEGTLCHVKQYESRCTVNSSSLILCPTPAVGPEAINARVKVHFLLDSLHFDFNTVGKEAFRYELNPTLYKLNRNDPSKPYHHKPGSIISVEGEHLDRAMSKREVEAWIGDGLCSVKTLTHSHLYCEPPAQQPSVKGRKKQDGVDSLPEFTVKMGNLNFSLGRVEYDSQTQSTFPLEAQVGVGVGASIVALIVLIIVLIYRRKSKQAMRDYKKVQIQLENLETSVRDRCKKEFTDLMTEMMDMSSDLVGSGIPFLDYRTYAERIFFPGHQESPLRRDLDVPESRRQTVEQGLIQLSNLLNSKLFLTKFIHTLEVQRTFSPRDRAYVASLLTVALHGKLEYFTDILKTLLNDLVEQYVAKNPKLMLRRTESVVEKLLTNWMSICLFTFLRESAGESFYMLFRAIKHQVDKGPVDAVTGKAKYTLNDNRLLREDVEYRTLTLNVVMPAAAASGGTTAQTVPAKVLDCDTITQVKEKLLEQTWKGTSFSQRPHIDSLHLEWRAGVAGHLILSDEDLTSVVQGSWKRLNTLQHYKVPDGATVALVPRNNKHHLHDSHDYMPGEKTPMLDDGEEGGVRLWHLVKASEESELPKHRRGSVREKGGERAKAIPEIYLTRLLSMKGTLQKFVDDLFTAILSTSRPVPLAVKYFFDLLDEQAQQHNIMDPETIHIWKTNSLPLRFWINILKNPQFIFDVQTSDHVDAVLSVIAQTFMDSCTIADHKLGRDSPINKLLYARDIPRYKQMVERYYADIRQTISASDQEMNSALAELSRNYTAEVNCLVALHELYKYINKYYDQIITALEEDCTAQKMQLGYRLQQIAAAVENKVTDL; via the exons ATGCTACATGGGAACTCCACCCTGGTCTTACTGTTCATCCTCACCATTTTTGCCACTGTCTATGGTCATTCCTACCCCCGTTTTTCCCGTAATGACACTGAGTTCCAGCACCTGGTGCTCCACCCCGACCCCTCTGCGGGGACTGTGTACGTGGGGGCCAGGGACCACCTTTTCCAACTGGATGGCTTAGATGGACTGCGGTTGGAGCAAGAAGAGAGCACTGGACCTGTAATCGACAGCAAAGAATGCCTGCCCCCAGTCACTGACACAAATTGTCCCCAAGCCAGAAGAACCAGTAATCACAACAAATTACTGCTGGTGGATCCTAAAGCATTGGAGTTGATCACATGTGGCAGTGTGCACCAGGGCACCTGCCAGAAACGTAGCCTGAGGTCAGTCAGAGAGGTTTTGTTCTCTACCGAGAGGCCTGTGGATACCCAGTATGTTGCAGCCAATGATCCATCAGTGTCAACAGTTGGTTTGGTAGTGCGGCCAAGTGGCGGAGATAGAACTGTGATGTATGTTGGTCGGGGCTATACCGCCAGCCACCCACCCATCTCCACACGCCACCTTTCATTAAAACCCATCTTTTCCTATGAAGAGACAGCTAAACTAGCTGTGGCTGGGCGTCTTTCGGAGTATGATCATCATTTTGTGACAGCGTTCACACGGGGCACGTACGTGTACTTCTTATTTTACCGCCGTGACATCAAGTCACCATCAAGGGACTACCGGACATATGTCGCCAGAGTGTGCATGGAAGACACTTCCTACTATTCGTATGTGGAAATTCCTCTTGTCTGCCTATCACAGTCCCATTCACCTAGGAGTTACAATCTGCTCCAGGCAGCCCAG GTGGGACACGGGCCGGGTCTGCAGGGTGAGGATCTGCTAGGAGTCTTTTCCACCAGCACCAGCCCCACAAACGACAATCCCTCACATGAGTCAGCTCTGTGCATTTTCTCTCTACACGAGCTGGACAGATACATCAACTCAACCCGTGACCTCTGCTACACCAAAGATGGGCGGGGGGAGGGAACAGGAGAGGCCTACATAGAATATGAGGTCAAGTCCAGCTGTGCCAACCTGCCCGTG AATACCCTGAAGGCATATCCCTGCGGCTCCGACCACACCCCAAGTCCAATGGCAAACAGGGAACCGCTGAAAGCTAAACCTGCATGGCACACCTCATCTGCCCGTCTCACCGCCGTGGCAGTCAGTGTCAGGGATGGACATAGCATCGCATTCCTGGGAGACTCCAAAGGGACCCTTCATAAG GTTTATCTTGGCCGAGATGGCACTGTGGAGGTATACGAGAACACAACGATCCACCCCAACTCTCCCATTAACAGTGACCTTTTGTTGGATCAGAATGGAGGACATATCTACATCATGACCAAAACCACG GTAGAGAAACGTCCAGTGGCAGAATGTGGGGATCACTTAGACTGTCAGTCCTGTCTGTCTGCCAGAGACCCCTATTGTGGCTGGTGTGTCCTGGAGGGACG CTGTGGTCAGCGGTGGGAGTGCCAGCGAGGATCTGAGCAGGGTCACTGGTTGTGGAGTTTCAACCAGACACAGCAGTGTCTCAGTATCCAACACCTCAGCCTCTACAATATCAGCCGTGGAGAGGAAACTGAT ATTACAGTGTCAGTAGAAGGCCTACCCAGTCTAAAACAAGGCGAGGCCTATTCTTGCTTCTTCCAGTATACAGAAACACCGGCTTTGCTCACTACTGCTGGTGTGATATGTTCCACCCCTGATGCCAGCAGTCTGCCCCCCATTAGCCATGGAGATG AGTTTGTAATGGTTACCTTATCGCTGCGCTTCATAAATGTCACGGTAGCAGAGACAGAATTCACCTTCTACAACTGCAGCTTGGTGCAGCAGCTGTCTGGACGCAGGCC ATGCCAAGGGTGTATCAGCAGTCGTTGGGGGTGTAACTGGTGTATCCACCAGCATGTCTGCACACATAAACATGTCTGCACCGAAGGAGTGACTATCTACAACCAAAAT TTCAAACCTCCAACCCCCACCACACCAACACCCAGCAGAAAACTGACCCCTCCACCTCCTACTGTCCCGACTGctacaacaacaactactgcAACAACACAGCCACCACCCACAAAGACATCTGCTCCCACCACTACAGCTGTCCCCACCACTACAATCAAAGTAATGCCACCAACAACCCCCAATGCTGAATCCATCACACCTATTGGCCTCCCTACAACTTCTCCCTTTGTCAGGACCTCTACGGAGCACACTGAGGTCACCACCATTGGCTTCTTCGATGTGGGAAGAACAACAAAGGGTACTGATGAACCTACCAGAGGTTTTTCAAAGGATCAGCTCACTGATAGCTTAAAtatcacacaaagacacacagtcaCTCCATTACCCAGCAGCACTAGTCACCAAACAGACTCTCATTCTTTTGAACCATCTGGTGGATCTTCCTCTGAAATGAGCATGAGCGCTTCCAGCGAAGTAACCCTTTTATCAGACCCAAGAGATTCCAAAACTCAAGAGAATGACTCACCACTGTGGCTGAACAGGTCGACGAACCCAGAGAGTGAGGTGGTCTCAACAAGTTCATCTGTCATTCCGACATTTGTATTGACACAATCACCTGAAACAGATATTGACCTCAGCTTTGATTCTGGAGAGAACTCCCAATCTGATTCTACAATTGACTCTTATTTTCTG GAATGCCCGTGTGTCGAGAAAGTTCAGGATTCTCCTCTTCTCCCTGTCAATGTTGAGCGGAAGATCACTCTGGTGGGACAATACCTAAACCTGTTTCAG GATGAAGATTTAAACTACGAGTGTGTACTGGACATTGAGAATAAGTCAGTGGTAGTGGATGCCTCAGTGCAGCCGGATACTGCAAAGCCATCAGTCTTCTTTATCACCTGCCAACCGCATCAG TATGTGTACTCGGTCTCGCTGGAGGAGTACCCAACCACAATCAAtgtgaggagaaaaaacaacttCCTCATTGACAGCGCTGAGGATCTGTATG TGACTCTGTTCAATTGTTCGGTGGGGCGGTCAGACTGCAGCCGGTGTCGCACAGCTGACCCCAAGTATGGCTGCGTTTGGTGTGGTGGGGCCAGCAGTTCTCACTGTGTGTACCAAGACTCCTGCACCGATGAGATCAAGCACACCTGCCCAGCACCAGTCATCCACTTT CTGGACCCAGTATCCGGTCCCGTCGAGGGAGGGACAGTGGTGACCATTTCAGGCTCCAACCTTGGTCAGAGAGCCGAAGACATCCAGGGCTCAGTCACAGTGGCAGGTGTTCCTTGCAATGTGATCCACAGCAGATATGAAGTCTCCTCAAG GATAGTATGTGAAACTACAAGCAGTGGAGGGGAGAAGAGTGAGCAGGCCTCAGTCAAAGTGATGGGAGGAGGAGTCGGGCTGTCAGCTCAGTGTTTCCATTTCCAG AATCCCGTGCTAAGCAGCATCTTCCCCCACAGAGGGCCCAAAGCAGGTGGCTCCTCTCTCACCATCACAGGCCAAGCACTGAGGACAGGACACCTGAACGAAGTCAGCGTCTTAATTGGAGGAATACCGTGTGATGT GCGCGACATCCAGAAGGATCACATCAGCTGTCTGACCCGAGGCAGCAACAGGACGGGAGAACACGGCATCACTGTGCGGTTTGGTGGTGCAGAGCGCCACCTGAAGGGCTCGGTGTATCATTACACCCCCAACCCAAACATCACCAAGGCTGCTCCGTCCAAAAGCTTTCTCAG TGGAGGCAGAATCATCACAGTTTCTGGTCAGAACCTGGATGTGGTCCAGGAGCCAAAAATGAGGGTTACCCTCAGTCCTCGTGATACTCTCCCTCCCAGGAGGCGGAGAAGTGTGGttaagaagaaagaaggaagcCTGAACCGAGGACAGGATCACCAGGGTCCGCTGAAGAGATGGAGGAGGATTGTTCCAGAGGCGGACTGCCCTGAGGGGACGCTCTGCCATGTCAAACAG TACGAGTCTCGCTGCACGGTGAACAGCTCCTCCCTCATCTTGTGCCCGACCCCAGCCGTGGGCCCGGAGGCCATTAATGCAAGGGTCAAAGTTCACTTCCTGTTGGACAGCCTTCATTTTGACTTCAACACCGTGGGTAAGGAAGCCTTTAGGTATGAGCTCAACCCCACGCTCTACAAGCTGAACCGGAATGATCCCAGCAAGCCGTACCATCACAAACCCGGCAGCATCATCTCTGTCGAG ggAGAACATCTAGATCGAGCCATGTCCAAGCGCGAGGTGGAGGCTTGGATAGGTGACGGCCTGTGTTCGGTGAAGACCCTGACACACAGCCACTTGTACTGCGAGCCACCGGCTCAGCAGCCCTCGGTGAAAGGTAGGAAGAAGCAGGATGGCGTGGACAGTCTGCCTGAGTTTACG GTGAAAATGGGAAATCTGAACTTTTCTCTGGGCAGAGTAGAGTACGACAGCCAGACACAGTCTACATTTCCTCTAGAGGCTCAGGTGGGAGTCGGTGTTGGAGCATCCATAGTGGCTCTCATTGTGCTCATCATAGTGCTCATATACAG GAGAAAGAGCAAACAGGCCATGAGGGACTATAAGAAAGTCCAGATCCAGCTGGAGAACCTGGAGACCAGTGTCAGAGACCGCTGTAAGAAGGAGTTCACAG actTGATGACAGAGATGATGGACATGTCCAGTGATTTGGTGGGCTCTGGGATTCCCTTCCTGGATTACCGAACGTATGCTGAGCGTATTTTCTTCCCGGGGCACCAGGAGTCCCCACTGAGACGAGATCTGGATGTCCCAGAGAGTCGAAGGCAGACGGTTGAGCAAGGGCTGATTCAGTTGTCCAATCTGCTGAACAGTAAACTTTTTCTCACTAAG tttATTCACACTCTTGAGGTGCAGCGGACCTTCTCCCCCAGGGACCGGGCCTACGTGGCCTCTCTGCTGACTGTAGCTCTGCACGGTAAACTCGAGTACTTCACAGACATCCTGAAGACGTTGCTCAATGACCTAGTGGAACAGTATGTGGCCAAGAACCCCAAACTGATGCTGAGGAG aACTGAATCAGTTGTTGAGAAGCTGCTGACAAACTGGATGTCCATTTGTCTCTTCACGTTTCTGAGG GAATCAGCAGGGGAATCTTTCTACATGCTGTTCAGAGCAATAAAGCACCAGGTGGATAAGGGACCTGTGGACGCTGTGACTGGAAAAGCCAAGTACACACTTAACGACAACCGACTCCTGCGAGAGGACGTGGAGTACCGCACACTG ACTCTAAATGTGGTGATGCCAGCTGCAGCTGCCAGCGGCGGCACCACAGCGCAGACGGTTCCCGCTAAGGTGCTGGACTGCGACACCATCACACAAGTAAAAGAGAAACTTCTGGAACAAACCTGGAAGGGAACATCTTTTTCTCAGCGGCCGCACATCGACTCGTTACATCTTG AGTGGCGTGCAGGTGTTGCAGGTCACCTAATCCTATCAGATGAAGACCTGACATCAGTAGTGCAAGGTTCATGGAAGCGCCTTAATACACTGCAGCACTACAAG GTCCCCGACGGAGCGACGGTGGCCCTTGTTCCCAGAAACAACAAACATCACCTTCACGACAGCCACGATTACATGCCAGGAGAGA AGACCCCTATGCTGGATGATGGGGAAGAAGGAGGCGTGAGACTGTGGCATCTGGTAAAAGCCAGCGAGGAGTCTGAGCTGCCCAAGCACAGGAGAGGTAGTGTGAGAGAGAAGGGTGGGGAGCGAGCCAAAGCGATCCCCGAGATCTACCTCACACGCCTGCTCTCCATGAAG